One segment of Acidovorax sp. DW039 DNA contains the following:
- a CDS encoding DNA-binding protein produces the protein MQQEEVWAAADAVLTKGERPTIERVRQFLGRGSPNTVGPMLDGWYASLAKRLISADAAADAPVPGKTGESPVPAPVTRAAQVLWGRALQQSRELAGQELRSERHELEMQAQVLSKAQEALAAERARLDERAEALTAAMRAKDEQIAALGQQLESQHQRISTQASEMESLREQCIRQAAAIDQERQRVHAHEEESRKERERMEQRAVAQERRWLEEADRARQDLKRITALHAEEAAKTAAALAKEQERAQSLEHQLLGVQAENQVLRVEMSAAKDEAVASKNQALQLNASLTTLMQELRHKLEQDQALAAPNARLSRRRKRRTG, from the coding sequence GTGCAGCAAGAGGAGGTTTGGGCGGCGGCTGATGCAGTGCTGACCAAAGGCGAAAGACCGACGATTGAGCGAGTACGTCAGTTTTTGGGGCGCGGATCACCCAATACCGTGGGGCCGATGCTGGACGGCTGGTATGCCTCGCTCGCCAAGCGGCTGATCTCTGCAGATGCGGCAGCAGACGCCCCAGTGCCAGGCAAGACGGGCGAATCACCCGTTCCCGCCCCCGTGACGCGTGCTGCACAGGTGCTGTGGGGCAGGGCGCTTCAGCAATCCCGCGAACTGGCAGGGCAGGAGCTTCGGTCTGAGCGCCATGAACTTGAAATGCAGGCACAGGTGCTGTCAAAGGCACAAGAAGCCTTGGCAGCAGAGCGGGCAAGACTTGATGAGCGTGCAGAGGCGCTGACCGCGGCCATGCGGGCAAAAGATGAGCAGATCGCAGCACTGGGCCAACAACTGGAATCCCAGCACCAAAGAATCAGCACTCAAGCCTCTGAGATGGAGTCCCTGCGCGAGCAATGCATCAGACAGGCTGCAGCGATCGATCAGGAGAGACAACGCGTGCATGCCCACGAGGAAGAAAGTCGCAAAGAGCGCGAACGCATGGAGCAGCGCGCCGTAGCCCAGGAACGGCGTTGGCTGGAAGAGGCAGACCGTGCTCGTCAAGACCTCAAGCGCATTACAGCCCTGCATGCAGAAGAAGCTGCAAAAACAGCCGCCGCATTGGCCAAAGAGCAGGAGAGGGCGCAATCACTGGAACACCAACTGCTCGGAGTACAGGCTGAAAATCAGGTGCTGCGAGTCGAAATGAGTGCAGCGAAAGATGAAGCTGTCGCGTCAAAAAACCAAGCTCTGCAACTGAACGCCAGCTTGACCACGCTGATGCAGGAGCTCAGACACAAGCTGGAGCAGGACCAGGCTTTGGCGGCACCTAACGCACGCCTGAGCAGAAGGCGCAAGCGCAGGACTGGCTAA